The genomic DNA TATCGCGGCTGAAGCAGGCGTCGACATCATCGACCTCAAAGAACCTAAGCAGGGTTCTCTGGGTATGGTTCTTCCAACTGTTCTCCGAGAATGCGTCGCCAGTGTCCGAGCTGTCAATTCACGTTGTCAGCTGAGCGCAGCCTGCGGGGAACTTGTTGAGTTTGCCCCGTTAGTCCCTCCTGCCTCCTTAAGCGGCTTCAACTATTTCAAAATCGGGCTCGCAGGGATGCACGGAAAGGAGAACTGGCAAGCCACATGGCAGCACATGCGGGATCAACTTGGTCCAGAAAACGGTGAATCTACGCCACGCTGTGTGGCGGTTGCTTATGTGGATTCTGCAAATGCAAATGCTCCCGAGATCGAAGATGTGATCGAAGCAGCTGCGGCGTCAGATTGCGCTGGCGTACTGTTTGATACTTTCCAGAAAAACGACATGCGGTTTTCTGATTGGGTCAGTGACAGCAGGTTGAAGCATTTCCTGAAAGTGATCCATCAACATGGGATGTTCTGTTCCATTGCTGGCAAACTGACCCTGGCAGATGTGTCGCACTTTTCAAAGTTCTCGGAGAACGTACCGGCGGGGAGGGCAGTAGATGTCATCGCCGTTCGTTCGGCAGCCTGTATTCAAGATCAGAGAACTTCAGAGGTTTCTGCAGCGAGAATTCAAGAGTTGCAAGAACGGCTCAGGGGAGCCTCAGCGAGTCAATTTCTGGAGTAATTTTGGCCGAGAAACCAACTTACGGCGATGAAGACCTTTTGAAATCGTTTTCCCTTCAAGAGTTGCATCCACCCGAAACAACAAGTCCCGTCCATCAATCTGGACGACCGTCGCCGAGAAAGTCACGTCATCGCCAATGAGAGCCGCACCCTGATGTTCGATTTCGACGGAAGTTCCGACCGTCAGTTCTTCATCTTCAAGGAAGGGCTGAATCAGTTCCATCGCTGTTTCTTCCAGCAGCCACACTAAAAATGGTGTTGCCAGCACCGGCGGAAGCCCTTCGAAAGTAATAGTGTGGGATTCGTTGATACGTCGAAGGGACTTGTGACGAACCCCGGTTTTGAGGCCTGATTTCATTTTGAAAGTTCAGTTTTTAAGGAACGCGAACACTGGAACAGAAACACTGGACCCCAGTGGAAGATAATACAGAAATGAGGGCCGATTACGGGGATGACGTCTGTTTCGTTTTTATTTCGCTCGAAAAATGTTTTTAGAGCAAATCTGGTCTCACGAAACGGCCTGGCCACACGAAGTCCCCTTGTTCCCGATGCGAAAGGAGATCAGCTTTGACTGGAGTAGTCGTGGGGTCTTGATGTTCTAATTTCATGGTCCCTATACTGATGGATTCGAACAATCTCGAATGAGCGGAGATCTGAGCGTGCTTATTAAAATGGAACTTGCCCGAATCATTATCAGCGAGATCAATGATCATCAGGTCGTCTACTTGAGTGAGGTCGATGGAGAAAAACGAAATTTCCCGATCGTTATTGGAATTTTTGAAGCCTCCAGTATTAATCGCAGCGTGCAGGGCCAGGTCCCGCAGCGACCGCTCACCCATGATCTCCTCAAAAGTGTGATCGAAGAGATGGGGGGAGAAGTTCAGGATATCGTAATTACGAATCTGGTCGAACACACCTATTATGCGGTCATCCGTATTAAGCACAACGGCGAGGTCATTGAAGTTGATAGTCGCCCCAGCGATGCAATTGCATTAATTGCTCACTATGACCCGCCATTACCAATATTCGTTGACGAAGAAGTCGTCAAAGCCTCAACACTGCCGGATTAAGCACCAATTGGGTGTGTGAACTGTAACGATTAAGCCGCTGAGGTAATTTGGTCTGGCTGTGAGATCTTGATTACAGGTTTCAATCACACTGCGGAAAGTCTACCGTAAGTCTCTCCACAACAACGACTTGCGACAAAACAGAGAGATAGTTAATGTAAGCTCGCAAGCTTGACATCGGCAAGACCCACAAGTACAAAGCGATCTCAACAAGTTGAGAGACGGACGGAGAAAGGTTCTAGAGCAGGGATGCAGCGCTTGTTGATGCAAGCGTTCTTGACTACCCGTGGGCAAGAAGACTGGAGATTATCTCTCACAGCGAGTGCTGTCTTCAGAGGGATGAGTCCACCGCGGGGCATAATTACTCTCTGATTGAGACTGCATCCGATGGCAAAGAAAAAGACAACTCGACCGTCCAGTTCGACTCCTACCAAGAAGGCAGCCAAGGCAAAGCCTGCTACGAAACCAAGACGAGTCAACCCTGCTGTTCGGTTGAAATCCATCGACAAAGAGATCGTCAAGCTCCTCAATGAACGGTTGAAGCTCACGATTGGTGAATTGGAACAACTGACAGATCGTCGCGAGGTCTGGTTTGATCCTCAACTGGAGCGAGAACTTTGGGAGCAACTCGCAAGCTATAACAAAGGCCCCATCGATCAGGAAGTTTTGAAGAGCATCTTCCGCGAGGTCCTCAGCTCGGCTCGAGAACAAGTCAAAGAAGTCCGCGTCGCTTACTTAGGGCCACAATTCAGCTTCACTCACCTGGCTGCTCTGGAGAAGTTCGGCAAGACCGCCGATTTGATTCCAGTCAATTCGATTGCAGCTGTTTTTGAGGAAGTGAACAAAGGGCACGCTGAGTTCGGAATCGTCCCGATTGAAAACAGCACTGATGGCCGCATCGTCGATACCCTCGATATGTTCACCCGGTTGCCATTGAGGATTTGTGGTGAAGTTCAAATCGCCGTTCACCACAACTTACTTTCGCGATCACCTCGAAGTGAGATCACTGAAATCTACAGCAAGCCGCAGGCTCTCTCGCAGTGTCGAGACTGGCTTGCACGGAACATGCCAAACGCTCAGTTGCATGATGTCACCAGTACATCGACTGCGGCTGCCCTCGCTCAAAGCAAACCTGGGGCCGCTGCAATTGCTAGTCGACAGGCTGCTGTCCAATACGGGTTAGATATCGTAGCGGACTCTATTGAAGACAATGCATATAACGTGACCCGATTTGCGATCATCGGTGATCAAGACACAAAGCCAACGAAGAGGGATCGGACGGCCTTGCTACTGCAAATTCCGCACAGTCCCGGTTCGTTGACAGACGCCTTGAATGCGTTCAAGACGAACAAGATCAATCTCACCTGGATCGAATCATTCCCGCTACGCGGTCCTGAAACCGGATACCTGTTCTTTCTCGATTTTGAAGGCCATTCGAAAGACCCCAAGATCAAAAAAGCTTTGACGAGTCTCGAAAAGAAAGCTGTTCGCTTAGAAGTTCTTGGTTCCTATCCGCGGACTGATATCGCAGACTGATATCGCGACCGAAATTTTGTTTCCTCGTCTAGCATTGTTTCTCCGTCAGCCTTTACGCAGCCCTTACGCACTTGGGTTGGCAGCGGAACATGCGAATTCGAGACGGACCGTCACCTTGCCTGAAACGGAAACTTTGCCTTTCAGGAAGAAGGCATTTGAGAGTTGCTCAGTCAGCTCAACCTCGATATCGAGAGTGTCGCCGGGGCGAACCATCTTTCTGAACTGGACGTTGTTCAATCGAGTGACGACCGGAACCTCGCCTGTTCCCGTTTCCAGAATCTGGGCGATCAGTACTGCGCCTGCCTGGAATGCCGCTTCGCATTGCAGAACTCCCGGAAGAATCGGGAAGTTCGGATAATGTCCGCGAAAGACATCCAAGTCGTCGGTAATGAGTTTCTTCGCGTGGATGCTGGTTTCGTTCATCTCAACAACCTCATCCAACCACAAAAACGGGTCTCGATGCGGAATCTGTTCTTTGATTTGTTCTTGAGTCAAACTTTTCACGATCACGTCCGTCGTCAATAAAGTGGAATGTTGTATTCAGAAGCAGAGCAAACTGTTCTACCGTGTGTCTGTGAAGGACGCATTTCTCTAATAAAAAAATGCAGTTCGCCACGAGGCAGATCCTGCAAATCAATTCGAAAGATGCTCTAGTCGATGTCTCGTACCGGTAAGTCGACGAAGCGACGGCGAAGTGGATCGAGCTTCTTACGACTCCATTTCGGAGAGAAAGGAATCTGAACGTTCACAAATCCCCAATACTGGTCGTCGCGGACTTTATCGGATGTGGCTTCGAGCCCCGCGGTCAGGCGAGACTGTTCTCCCAACCACGGCAAATCGTAACTGCGATACTCAAGTCGTGTGCTCGGGCCGCTCATTTTTTTGAACCCTGGAGCAGAATTCTCAAGGTGATAGTACCCCACGAACCAGCGAAGTTCGTTGGAGTCGTACCGTCCCCAGTGGACAATGCGTTTGCCAACTTCCGTATTGAATCCAGTGGCAGCCCGCTCTTGATAGGCGTTGCTGATAATAGTTCCATTAGAAATTCCGTTCGCAGACTTCGAGGGTTTGCCTCCCTCATTCGGGAAGTATCCATTCAGACGGACATCCCAGTCCTCGGAGAGAAATTCGATCCCAGTCGTAAACTGATTGAATCGATTTCGTTGATTGGTTTTGAGCAAGTCATAGTAACCATAGATTCCGAAAATCCACTCAGGCGAAATGAACGTTCGGTACCCCAAGCCAAATTCACCTTGGCTACTCTCTTTGTCGTCAAAACGTCCACGAATATCGGCAAACACGAAATCGATATCATTTTGCCAAAGCGGAAGGAATGCCCTGACATTCAGTAGTGAGCGATCATTGCCACCCTTGAGTCCCAAATCGATAAGTGGCGAAATTTGATCGTATCCGATCGAGTCGCATCCCGAGTGAAATTCGTCTCCCTGATACCAACAGTCTCCATTGAAAATTGGATCGTTGTAGAATTGTGTTGGCGGGCTGGATAATGGTGAGCTGACAAAATTTTCTTCAGCTGCAGGTGCTAAACCATAGTCGTTGATTCCCAAAGGTGGTGGGTCCACAGGAGCAACGGGAACGCTGGGCGCAGCGAGTCTTTGAGGTTCAGCCTGGGTGAAACGCAA from Thalassoglobus polymorphus includes the following:
- a CDS encoding (5-formylfuran-3-yl)methyl phosphate synthase; translation: MVLKMLPKLLVSVRNAQEARIAAEAGVDIIDLKEPKQGSLGMVLPTVLRECVASVRAVNSRCQLSAACGELVEFAPLVPPASLSGFNYFKIGLAGMHGKENWQATWQHMRDQLGPENGESTPRCVAVAYVDSANANAPEIEDVIEAAAASDCAGVLFDTFQKNDMRFSDWVSDSRLKHFLKVIHQHGMFCSIAGKLTLADVSHFSKFSENVPAGRAVDVIAVRSAACIQDQRTSEVSAARIQELQERLRGASASQFLE
- a CDS encoding thioesterase family protein — protein: MKSGLKTGVRHKSLRRINESHTITFEGLPPVLATPFLVWLLEETAMELIQPFLEDEELTVGTSVEIEHQGAALIGDDVTFSATVVQIDGRDLLFRVDATLEGKTISKGLHRRKLVSRPKLLQKLTR
- a CDS encoding bifunctional nuclease family protein, coding for MLIKMELARIIISEINDHQVVYLSEVDGEKRNFPIVIGIFEASSINRSVQGQVPQRPLTHDLLKSVIEEMGGEVQDIVITNLVEHTYYAVIRIKHNGEVIEVDSRPSDAIALIAHYDPPLPIFVDEEVVKASTLPD
- the pheA gene encoding prephenate dehydratase, coding for MAKKKTTRPSSSTPTKKAAKAKPATKPRRVNPAVRLKSIDKEIVKLLNERLKLTIGELEQLTDRREVWFDPQLERELWEQLASYNKGPIDQEVLKSIFREVLSSAREQVKEVRVAYLGPQFSFTHLAALEKFGKTADLIPVNSIAAVFEEVNKGHAEFGIVPIENSTDGRIVDTLDMFTRLPLRICGEVQIAVHHNLLSRSPRSEITEIYSKPQALSQCRDWLARNMPNAQLHDVTSTSTAAALAQSKPGAAAIASRQAAVQYGLDIVADSIEDNAYNVTRFAIIGDQDTKPTKRDRTALLLQIPHSPGSLTDALNAFKTNKINLTWIESFPLRGPETGYLFFLDFEGHSKDPKIKKALTSLEKKAVRLEVLGSYPRTDIAD
- a CDS encoding 3-hydroxyacyl-ACP dehydratase FabZ family protein — translated: MKSLTQEQIKEQIPHRDPFLWLDEVVEMNETSIHAKKLITDDLDVFRGHYPNFPILPGVLQCEAAFQAGAVLIAQILETGTGEVPVVTRLNNVQFRKMVRPGDTLDIEVELTEQLSNAFFLKGKVSVSGKVTVRLEFACSAANPSA
- a CDS encoding inverse autotransporter beta domain-containing protein — protein: MRTKIALTLIVMLQVASLSSAQSDAPPPSRFVRRHEVQAPPPSGPIRSVERITETQTQEIERVQFAEPVPAPPAELPARPLESLAKPAPRQEKLTAPPLLAPLLPGNPTVAKPVDQNETLTVESHNPPPAAPNLFKPTPAEKQVPVGQRGTWVPVKQEPKKPIQETVIEQTASRPAARSALEPTPVQRELIDLPLAPPPPPEEPLRFTQAEPQRLAAPSVPVAPVDPPPLGINDYGLAPAAEENFVSSPLSSPPTQFYNDPIFNGDCWYQGDEFHSGCDSIGYDQISPLIDLGLKGGNDRSLLNVRAFLPLWQNDIDFVFADIRGRFDDKESSQGEFGLGYRTFISPEWIFGIYGYYDLLKTNQRNRFNQFTTGIEFLSEDWDVRLNGYFPNEGGKPSKSANGISNGTIISNAYQERAATGFNTEVGKRIVHWGRYDSNELRWFVGYYHLENSAPGFKKMSGPSTRLEYRSYDLPWLGEQSRLTAGLEATSDKVRDDQYWGFVNVQIPFSPKWSRKKLDPLRRRFVDLPVRDID